From a region of the Parus major isolate Abel chromosome 6, Parus_major1.1, whole genome shotgun sequence genome:
- the LOC107206960 gene encoding hexokinase-1 — protein MIAAQLLAYYFTELKEDQVKKIDKYLYAMRLSDETLLDVMARFRREMKNGLSRDFNPTAAVKMLPTFVRSIPDGSEKGDFIALDLGGSYFRILRVKVSHEKKQTVQMESEIYNTPEDIMHGSGTRLFDHVAECLGDFMEKQQIKDKKLPVGFTFSFPCRQTKLDEGILITWTKRFKASGVEGADVVRLLNKAIKKRGDYDADIMAVVNDTVGTMMTCGFDDQRCEVGLIIGTGTNACYMEEMRHIDLVEGDEGRMCINTEWGAFGDDGSLEDIRTEFDREIDRGSLNPGKQLFEKMVSGLYMGELVRLILVKMAKEGLLFEGRITPELLTKGKFETKHVSAIEKSKEGLNKAKEILTRLGVEPSPEDCIAVQHVCTIVSFRSANLVASTLGAILNQLRDNKGVGRLRTTVGVDGSLYKMHPQYARRLHKTTRRLVPDSEVRFLLSESGSGKGAAMVTAVAYRLSEQHRLIDETLAEFKLTHEQLLQVKKRMRAEMEAGLKKKTHETAKVKMLPTFVRSTPDGTENGDFLALDLGGTNFRVLLVKIRSGKRRTVEMHNKIYAIPIEVMQGTGEELFDHIVTCISDFLDYMGIKGARLPLGFTFSFPCKQTSLDAGILLNWTKGFKATDCEGEDVVYLLREGIKRREEFDLDVVAVVNDTVGTMMTCAYEDPNCEIGLIVGTGSNACYMEEMKNIEMVDGEQGRMCVNTEWGAFGDNGCLDDIRTTYDKAVDDFSLNAGKQRYEKMISGMYLGEIVRNILIDFTKRGFLFRGQISETLKTRHIFETKFLSQIESDRLALLQVRTILQQLGLNSTCDDSIIVKTVCGAVSRRAAQLCGAGMAAIVDKIRENRGLERLEITVGVDGTLYKLHPHFSRIMHQTVKDLAPNCDVTFLLSEDGSGKGAALITAVGCRLREAEQN, from the exons ATTGATAAGTACCTCTACGCCATGCGGCTCTCTGACGAAACGCTGCTGGACGTCATGGCTCGCTTCAGGAGAGAGATGAAGAACGGCCTCTCCAGGGATTTTAACCCAACAGCTGCGGTGAAGATGCTTCCCACCTTTGTGAGGTCCATTCCTGACGGTTCAG AGAAAGGAGATTTCATTGCGCTGGATCTCGGCGGTTCTTACTTCCGAATTCTTCGGGTCAAGGTATCGCATGAAAAAAAGCAGACGGTGCAGATGGAAAGTGAAATTTATAATACCCCAGAAGACATCATGCATGGGAGTGGAACACGG CTTTTTGATCATGTTGCTGAATGCCTGGGAGACTTTATGGAGAAACAACAAATCAAAGACAAGAAACTGCCAGTCGGGTTTACATTCTCCTTCCCCTGTCGACAAACCAAGCTAGATGAG GGTATTCTGATAACCTGGACGAAGCGCTTCAAAGCGAGCGGAGTAGAGGGAGCAGATGTCGTGAGGCTGCTTAACAAGGCCATCAAGAAACGTGGG GACTACGATGCGGATATCATGGCTGTGGTCAACGACACCGTGGGGACCATGATGACCTGTGGCTTCGACGACCAGCGCTGCGAAGTCGGCTTGATCATCG GCACCGGCACCAACGCCTGCTACATGGAGGAGATGCGGCACATCGACCTGGTGGAGGGGGATGAGGGCAGGATGTGCATCAACACCGAGTGGGGGGCCTTCGGAGATGACGGCTCGCTGGAGGACATCAGGACCGAGTTCGATCGAGAGATTGACCGCGGATCCCTTAatcctgggaagcagct GTTTGAGAAGATGGTCAGTGGGCTGTACATGGGGGAGCTGGTAAGGCTCATCCTGGTGAAGATGGCCAAGGAGGGGCTGCTCTTTGAAGGGAGAATCACCCCTGAGCTTCTCACCAAAGGGAAGTTTGAGACAAAGCATGTTTCTGCCATTGAAAA GAGCAAAGAAGGTTTGAACAAAGCCAAAGAAATCCTGACCCGGCTGGGGGTGGAGCCGTCCCCCGAGGACTGCATCGCTGTCCAGCACGTCTGCACCATCGTGTCCTTCCGCTCGGCCAACCTGGTGGCCTCCACCCTGGGCGCCATCCTCAACCAGCTGCGGGATAACAAGGGCGTGGGCCGGCTCCGGACCACCGTGGGGGTGGATGGCTCCCTCTACAAGATGCACCCACA GTACGCCCGGCGCTTGCACAAAACCACGCGGCGCCTGGTGCCCGACTCGGAGGTGCGGTTCCTGCTGTCGGAGAGCGGCAGCGGGAAGGGGGCGGCCATGGTGACGGCCGTGGCGTACCGGCTGTCGGAGCAGCACCGCCTCATCGACGAGACCCTGGCCGAGTTCAAACTCACccatgagcagctgctgcaggtgaagAAGAGGATGAGGGCAGAGATGGAAGCGGGGCTGAAGAAGAAGACTCACGAGACGGCCAAAGTGAAAATGCTGCCCACCTTCGTCCGCAGCACGCCGGATGGGACAG AGAATGGAGACTTTCTGGCACTTGACCTTGGAGGAACAAACTTTAGAGTTTTGCTGGTGAAAATCCGCAGCGGTAAAAGGAGAACAGTTGAGATGCACAACAAGATCTATGCCATTCCCATAGAAGTGATGCAGGGAACAGGAGAAGAG CTGTTTGATCACATCGTTACCTGCATTTCTGACTTCCTGGATTATATGGGGATAAAAGGCGCTCGTCTTCCTCTTGGCTtcaccttttccttcccttgcaaGCAGACCAGCCTGGATGCT GGTATCCTTCTCAATTGGACAAAAGGCTTCAAAGCTACAGACTGTGAGGGAGAAGATGTGGTATATTTACTTagagaaggaattaaaagaagagag GAATTTGACTTGGATGTGGTGGCTGTGGTGAATGATACAGTGGGCACAATGATGACTTGTGCTTATGAAGATCCAAACTGTGAAATTGGGCTCATTGTGG GAACGGGCAGCAATGCCTGCTACATGGAGGAGATGAAAAACATAGAGATGGTGGATGGTGAGCAAGGGCGGATGTGTGTGAACACGGAGTGGGGAGCGTTCGGGGACAACGGGTGCCTGGACGACATCAGGACAACATATGACAAGGCAGTGGATGACTTCTCACTGAATGCTGGAAAGCAAAG GTATGAGAAAATGATCAGTGGGATGTACCTGGGGGAAATAGTCCGCAATATTTTGATCGACTTCACCAAACGGGGTTTCCTGTTCCGAGGCCAGATTTCAGAGACACTGAAGACCAGACATATCTTTGAAACCAAGTTCCTTTCTCAGATTGAGAG TGACAGGTTAGCCTTGCTGCAGGTGCGAAccatcctccagcagctggggctcaACAGCACCTGTGACGACAGTATCATCGTCAAGACGGTCTGCGGGGCGGTGTCGAGGcgagcagctcagctgtgtggtgctggaATGGCTGCCATTGTAGATAAAATTAGGGAGAACAGAGGGTTAGAGCGCCTGGAGATAACGGTTGGTGTGGATGGCACTCTCTACAAACTCCACCCACA CTTTTCGAGGATCATGCACCAAACAGTCAAAGACCTGGCACCCAACTGCGACGTGACCTTCCTGCTGTCGGAGGACGGCAGCGGGAAAGGGGCAGCGCTCATCACAGCGGTGGGATGCAGGCTTCGTGAGGCTGAGCAGAACTGA
- the TACR2 gene encoding substance-K receptor isoform X1 produces MGVFPFFNASNVSQAGSFEDSHNWTAATQFTQPGWRIALWAITYSFIVITSIIGNITIIWIILAHRRMRTATNYFIVNLALSDLLMSAFNTIFNFIYASHNVWYFGEEFCRFQNWFPITAVFVSIYSMTAVAAERYVAIIHPFKPRLSAGSTRVIIGMIWLVAFGLAFPQCFYAEITMDNGAMKCIVVWPDDVGSKHQLTYHIAVIVLIYLLPLMVMFVAYSIIGVTLWSSAAPGNHLNRVHYEHQVNAKKKFVKTMVVVVIIFAVCWLPYHIYFILGSFKEDIYQQKYIQQVYLAVFLLAMSSTMYNPIIYCCLNQRFRSGFKLAFRWCPCIKATEKDKLKLMSPSLYQTTHRKSRTTSFNTETQLNEKEKTLLTLTQSPL; encoded by the exons GTGTTTCCCTTTTTTAACGCGAGCAACGTTTCGCAGGCCGGCTCCTTCGAGGACAGCCACAACTGGACAGCGGCCACCCAGTTCACCCAGCCAGGATGGAGAATTGCTCTGTGGGCCATCACCTACTCCTTCATCGTTATCACATCCATCATTGGCAACATCACCATCATCTGGATCATCCTGGCACACAGGAGAATGAGGACCGCCACCAATTACTTCATCGTTAACTTGGCCCTTTCGGACCTGCTGATGTCCGCTTTCAACACCATCTTCAATTTTATCTATGCCAGTCACAATGTCTGGTATTTTGGAGAGGAATTCTGCAGGTTTCAGAACTGGTTCCCTATCACTGCAGTGTTTGTGAGCATTTACTCCATGACAGCCGTGGCTGCAGAGAG GTACGTGGCCATAATTCACCCTTTCAAGCCCAGGCTGTCTGCTGGAAGCACCAGGGTCATCATTGGGATGATCTGGCTGGTGGCATTCGGGCTCGCCTTCCCACAGTGCTTCTACGCCGAGATCACGATGGACAACGGAGCCATGAAATGCATCGTGGTCTGGCCCGATGATGTTGGATCCAAGCACCAGCTGAC GTATCACATTGCCGTGATTGTGTTGATTTATTTACTGCCCTTAATGGTGATGTTTGTTGCATACAGCATTATAGGAGTTACCCTGTGGAGCAGCGCGGCTCCAGGCAACCACCTGAACAGAGTCCACTATGAACACCAAGTTAATGCCAAAAAAAAG tTTGTGAAGACGATGGTGGTAGTGGTGATCATTTTTGCTGTCTGCTGGCTGCCCTATCACATATACTTCATCCTGGGGAGCTTCAAGGAGGATATCTACCAGCAGAAATACATTCAGCAGGTGTATCTCGCAGTCTTCCTCCTTGCCATGAGCTCGACAATGTACAACCCCATCATATACTGCTGCCTGAACCAGAG GTTTCGTTCTGGCTTCAAGCTAGCCTTCCGGTGGTGTCCGTGcataaaagcaacagaaaaagacaaacttAAACTTATGTCCCCATCTCTCTACCAGACAACCCACAGGAAGTCAAGAACAACAAGTTTCAACACAGAAACTCAGCTGaatgagaaagagaagacaTTGTTGACCCTCACCCAATCACCACTTTAA
- the TACR2 gene encoding substance-K receptor isoform X2: MGVFPFFNASNVSQAGSFEDSHNWTAATQFTQPGWRIALWAITYSFIVITSIIGNITIIWIILAHRRMRTATNYFIVNLALSDLLMSAFNTIFNFIYASHNVWYFGEEFCRFQNWFPITAVFVSIYSMTAVAAERYVAIIHPFKPRLSAGSTRVIIGMIWLVAFGLAFPQCFYAEITMDNGAMKCIVVWPDDVGSKHQLTYHIAVIVLIYLLPLMVMFVAYSIIGVTLWSSAAPGNHLNRVHYEHQVNAKKKFVKTMVVVVIIFAVCWLPYHIYFILGSFKEDIYQQKYIQQVYLAVFLLAMSSTMYNPIIYCCLNQR; this comes from the exons GTGTTTCCCTTTTTTAACGCGAGCAACGTTTCGCAGGCCGGCTCCTTCGAGGACAGCCACAACTGGACAGCGGCCACCCAGTTCACCCAGCCAGGATGGAGAATTGCTCTGTGGGCCATCACCTACTCCTTCATCGTTATCACATCCATCATTGGCAACATCACCATCATCTGGATCATCCTGGCACACAGGAGAATGAGGACCGCCACCAATTACTTCATCGTTAACTTGGCCCTTTCGGACCTGCTGATGTCCGCTTTCAACACCATCTTCAATTTTATCTATGCCAGTCACAATGTCTGGTATTTTGGAGAGGAATTCTGCAGGTTTCAGAACTGGTTCCCTATCACTGCAGTGTTTGTGAGCATTTACTCCATGACAGCCGTGGCTGCAGAGAG GTACGTGGCCATAATTCACCCTTTCAAGCCCAGGCTGTCTGCTGGAAGCACCAGGGTCATCATTGGGATGATCTGGCTGGTGGCATTCGGGCTCGCCTTCCCACAGTGCTTCTACGCCGAGATCACGATGGACAACGGAGCCATGAAATGCATCGTGGTCTGGCCCGATGATGTTGGATCCAAGCACCAGCTGAC GTATCACATTGCCGTGATTGTGTTGATTTATTTACTGCCCTTAATGGTGATGTTTGTTGCATACAGCATTATAGGAGTTACCCTGTGGAGCAGCGCGGCTCCAGGCAACCACCTGAACAGAGTCCACTATGAACACCAAGTTAATGCCAAAAAAAAG tTTGTGAAGACGATGGTGGTAGTGGTGATCATTTTTGCTGTCTGCTGGCTGCCCTATCACATATACTTCATCCTGGGGAGCTTCAAGGAGGATATCTACCAGCAGAAATACATTCAGCAGGTGTATCTCGCAGTCTTCCTCCTTGCCATGAGCTCGACAATGTACAACCCCATCATATACTGCTGCCTGAACCAGAGGTGA